In Pedobacter sp. WC2423, the following are encoded in one genomic region:
- a CDS encoding TspO/MBR family protein yields the protein MTSTENRFKFVPFLVNILIPLAFGAIGGYITQKTIKTWYPFLEKPAFNPPDWLFGPVWSLLFILIGVSAYLVWNKRAQIIHLPRTIAFYFIQLILNLCWSYLFFYHQLIGAALIELFFLLAAILVNGLVFYKIDKTAGLLYIPYFLWVSFATLLTYNIYVLN from the coding sequence ATGACAAGCACCGAAAATCGCTTTAAATTCGTTCCGTTCCTGGTTAATATACTGATTCCTCTAGCTTTTGGTGCCATAGGCGGGTACATTACGCAAAAGACAATCAAAACATGGTATCCTTTCCTGGAAAAACCAGCGTTCAACCCTCCTGATTGGTTATTTGGCCCGGTATGGTCGTTATTATTTATCCTGATCGGAGTTTCTGCTTACCTGGTCTGGAATAAAAGAGCACAAATCATCCATCTGCCAAGAACGATCGCATTTTACTTTATCCAGCTGATACTGAATTTATGCTGGTCATATTTATTCTTTTACCATCAGCTAATTGGTGCTGCGCTGATTGAGCTGTTCTTCTTGCTTGCCGCGATCCTGGTGAATGGCCTGGTTTTCTACAAAATCGACAAAACCGCAGGCTTACTTTATATCCCTTATTTTTTGTGGGTGAGTTTTGCAACCCTCCTGACTTATAATATTTACGTGTTAAACTAG
- a CDS encoding acyl-CoA thioesterase: MTAYKPVASSQVTLTELMIPSYSNFGGKIHGGIILGLMDKVAYVCAAKHADGYCITASIDVVDFLAPVEVGEIVSLMASVNYVGSSSMIIGIRVVSENLKTHVIKHTNTSYFTMVAIGEDNKPKQVPALLLKNREDIRRFFQAKNRKELKNTYKKDEAMLKQTAYEHHSFMDALSRERCKVELD; encoded by the coding sequence ATGACAGCATATAAGCCCGTTGCAAGCTCCCAGGTTACTTTAACAGAGCTGATGATTCCTTCTTACTCAAATTTCGGAGGTAAAATACACGGAGGGATTATCCTTGGCTTAATGGATAAAGTGGCCTACGTTTGTGCTGCAAAACATGCCGATGGATACTGTATTACGGCTTCTATTGATGTGGTTGATTTTCTTGCTCCGGTAGAAGTAGGAGAGATTGTTTCTTTGATGGCTTCAGTAAATTATGTAGGAAGCAGTTCTATGATTATCGGTATCCGGGTCGTTTCAGAAAATCTTAAAACACATGTCATCAAGCATACCAATACCAGCTATTTTACGATGGTGGCTATCGGTGAAGATAACAAGCCAAAACAAGTTCCTGCGCTGCTGTTGAAAAACAGGGAAGATATCAGGCGTTTCTTTCAGGCGAAGAACAGGAAAGAGCTGAAGAATACTTATAAAAAAGATGAGGCCATGTTAAAACAAACCGCTTATGAACACCATAGCTTTATGGATGCTTTGAGCAGGGAACGTTGTAAAGTTGAACTGGATTAA
- a CDS encoding DeoR/GlpR family DNA-binding transcription regulator, which produces MKSITERHQLILKKLQETGFVNVQELSTQMRVSDVTIRKDLKLLEDKKLLFRTHGGGSKTNPYTNDKPVAEKEQIHADKKKQIAKAAADMIGHNDSIIIASGTSMLALARAIHPEKHLTVVTSALNVALELSHHLHVEVLQLGGQLRQNSSSVMGPYAEQILEDVSCSILFLGVDGIDIETGLTTTSLMEARLNQKMMNAAQITVVLADSSKMGKRGLGKICSLDQIQHVITDDGISPALVKLMENKGISVTVVRD; this is translated from the coding sequence ATGAAGAGTATTACCGAAAGACATCAGCTAATTTTAAAAAAACTTCAGGAAACAGGTTTTGTCAACGTACAGGAACTCAGCACACAAATGAGAGTTTCTGATGTTACCATCAGAAAAGATCTGAAGCTCCTGGAAGATAAGAAATTACTTTTCCGCACGCATGGAGGAGGCTCCAAAACAAACCCCTATACCAATGATAAACCAGTTGCGGAAAAAGAGCAGATCCATGCGGATAAAAAAAAGCAGATTGCTAAAGCTGCTGCCGATATGATTGGTCACAATGATTCTATCATTATTGCTTCCGGAACTTCCATGTTAGCTTTAGCCAGAGCTATACATCCCGAGAAACACCTTACTGTAGTGACCTCAGCACTCAACGTAGCTCTTGAATTATCTCACCATTTACATGTAGAGGTTTTACAGCTCGGCGGTCAGTTAAGACAAAACTCATCCTCAGTAATGGGTCCTTATGCGGAACAGATTTTAGAAGATGTGTCCTGCAGCATATTATTTTTAGGGGTAGACGGGATTGATATTGAAACCGGGCTGACTACAACCAGCCTGATGGAGGCACGTCTGAATCAGAAGATGATGAATGCTGCGCAGATTACAGTTGTACTGGCAGACAGCTCGAAAATGGGCAAAAGAGGCTTAGGAAAGATCTGTTCTCTGGATCAGATTCAACATGTAATTACGGATGACGGCATATCGCCAGCCCTGGTTAAATTAATGGAGAATAAAGGGATCAGCGTAACCGTTGTCAGGGACTAA
- a CDS encoding glycerol-3-phosphate dehydrogenase/oxidase, with amino-acid sequence MNTNRKELIGNIADPEKIWDVIVVGGGATGLGAALDAASRGYQTLLLEQADFAKGTSSRSTKLVHGGVRYLAQGDIGLVREALYERGLLLKNAAHLVKNESFIIPNYEWWGGAFYTIGLTLYDLLAGKLGFGRARHISKKEVISKLSTIQPEHLYGGVVYHDGQFDDSRLAVNLAQTSLEQGATVLNYIRVTSLIKDTQDKVAGVAATDVESGITYQLKGKTVINATGVFVDDLLQMDKPGKKPLVRSSQGVHLVIERSFMPGEDAIMIPKTDDGRVLFVVPWHDKLVVGTTDTPLDQHSLEPVALAEEIEFIMRTAAKYLVKAPTRKDVLSVFAGLRPLAAPEDGSSKTKEISRSHKLIVTTSGLITITGGKWTTYRRMGEDTINKAIEVGKLPARATKTKELSIHGSKADVNRNDHLYVYGSDEAAVLALGNENPAWKEKLHARLPYLKAEVIWGVRYEMARTVEDILARRVRALFLDARAAIDMAPAVAKLVATELQYDETWENEQVKTFRKLAQSYLLEPYTPE; translated from the coding sequence ATGAACACAAATAGAAAAGAACTCATAGGAAATATTGCTGATCCGGAAAAGATTTGGGATGTCATTGTAGTTGGTGGTGGAGCAACAGGGTTAGGTGCTGCACTTGATGCAGCCAGCCGTGGTTATCAAACCTTATTATTAGAACAAGCTGACTTTGCTAAAGGAACATCCAGCCGGAGTACCAAACTAGTTCATGGAGGCGTGCGTTATTTAGCGCAGGGCGATATCGGACTGGTTAGAGAAGCCTTATACGAGCGTGGTTTGCTGTTGAAAAATGCGGCCCACTTAGTGAAAAATGAATCTTTCATTATTCCTAATTATGAATGGTGGGGCGGTGCTTTTTATACGATAGGATTGACATTATATGATTTGCTTGCTGGTAAACTTGGCTTCGGCCGTGCCAGACATATCTCTAAAAAAGAGGTCATCAGCAAACTTTCTACTATACAACCCGAACATTTATATGGAGGAGTAGTTTACCATGACGGGCAGTTTGATGATTCCCGCCTGGCCGTTAACCTTGCACAGACCAGTCTGGAACAAGGGGCTACGGTTTTAAATTATATCCGGGTAACAAGTTTAATTAAAGACACGCAGGATAAAGTAGCTGGCGTTGCAGCCACTGATGTAGAATCGGGTATTACTTATCAGCTGAAAGGTAAAACGGTCATTAATGCAACCGGCGTATTTGTAGATGACCTTTTACAAATGGATAAACCAGGTAAAAAACCACTGGTCAGATCAAGCCAGGGTGTCCATTTGGTAATTGAGCGTTCATTTATGCCCGGTGAAGATGCCATCATGATTCCTAAAACGGATGATGGCAGGGTTTTATTTGTTGTGCCATGGCATGATAAACTTGTCGTTGGAACTACCGATACTCCATTAGATCAGCATAGCCTGGAACCAGTAGCGTTAGCAGAAGAAATTGAATTCATTATGCGTACAGCAGCAAAATACCTGGTTAAAGCACCAACCCGTAAGGATGTGCTGAGCGTATTTGCAGGCCTGCGTCCTTTGGCTGCGCCTGAAGATGGTTCTTCTAAAACAAAAGAAATTTCAAGAAGTCATAAACTGATTGTCACTACATCCGGACTGATCACGATCACCGGTGGTAAATGGACAACTTACCGCAGAATGGGTGAGGATACCATTAATAAAGCGATAGAAGTTGGTAAATTACCAGCGCGTGCTACAAAAACAAAAGAACTATCTATTCACGGTAGCAAAGCAGATGTAAACCGCAACGATCACCTGTATGTTTATGGAAGTGATGAAGCAGCTGTATTAGCTTTGGGAAATGAAAATCCAGCCTGGAAAGAAAAACTGCATGCGCGTTTACCTTATCTTAAAGCCGAAGTAATCTGGGGTGTCAGATATGAAATGGCCCGTACTGTAGAGGATATTTTAGCCAGAAGAGTGAGAGCGTTATTCTTGGATGCACGTGCTGCGATTGATATGGCTCCTGCTGTAGCCAAACTGGTAGCGACAGAACTTCAATATGATGAAACCTGGGAAAACGAGCAGGTCAAAACCTTTAGAAAACTAGCTCAATCTTATTTATTAGAACCTTATACGCCTGAATAG
- the glpK gene encoding glycerol kinase GlpK, giving the protein MEDYILALDQGTTSSRAIIFDHKGQIKSTAQKEFTQIFPQSGWVEHDPNEIWSTQASVAAEATVKMGINGSNIKAIGITNQRETTIVWDRETGEPVYNAIVWQDRRTAEFCDQLKKEGKTDMVRAKTGLVIDSYFSGTKIKWILDHVEGARDRANKGELAFGTVDSWLVWKFTRGHVHVTDITNASRTMLFNIRTQQWDDELLEMLDIPKSMLPEVKQSSEIYGETTTTIFASKIPIAGIAGDQHAALFGQMCIEKAMVKNTYGTGCFMLMNIGDEFIESKNNLLTTVAWKINGKIQYAFEGSIFIGGAVVQWLRDGLGVIQKSADVENLAASVKDTQGVYFVPAFAGLGAPYWKPDARGTIVGLSRGSTSAHIALAALESIAYQTRDVLKAMEADAGMEIKELRVDGGATANDLLMQFQSDLLNCKVIRPNVVETTALGAAYLAGLAVGFWDSVEEIQQLWKSEKEFVPTGDQTVIKKGIKDWKRAIHAAQSWNEELPDTDSN; this is encoded by the coding sequence ATGGAAGATTACATTTTGGCTCTGGACCAGGGCACAACGAGCTCGCGTGCGATTATTTTTGATCATAAAGGACAAATTAAATCAACGGCACAGAAGGAATTTACCCAGATTTTTCCACAATCAGGATGGGTAGAACATGACCCGAATGAAATTTGGTCTACCCAGGCCAGTGTAGCGGCAGAAGCCACAGTGAAAATGGGGATCAATGGTTCTAATATTAAAGCAATTGGGATTACTAACCAACGTGAAACGACCATTGTATGGGACCGTGAAACTGGTGAACCTGTTTACAATGCGATTGTATGGCAAGACAGACGTACTGCAGAATTCTGTGATCAGCTTAAAAAAGAGGGTAAAACTGATATGGTCCGCGCTAAAACGGGATTGGTAATTGACTCTTATTTTTCAGGTACTAAAATAAAATGGATTCTTGATCACGTAGAAGGTGCCCGGGACAGGGCAAATAAAGGAGAACTGGCATTTGGAACGGTAGATAGCTGGCTGGTCTGGAAATTTACAAGGGGTCATGTACATGTGACCGATATTACCAATGCAAGCCGTACCATGTTGTTTAACATCCGTACGCAGCAATGGGATGATGAATTGCTCGAAATGCTGGATATTCCTAAAAGCATGCTTCCTGAAGTCAAACAATCCAGTGAAATCTACGGAGAAACGACTACAACTATTTTCGCTTCAAAAATACCGATCGCCGGAATTGCAGGAGATCAGCACGCTGCGCTTTTCGGACAGATGTGTATTGAAAAAGCCATGGTTAAAAACACTTATGGAACCGGCTGTTTTATGCTGATGAACATTGGCGATGAATTCATAGAATCCAAAAATAACTTATTGACTACCGTAGCGTGGAAAATTAACGGTAAAATACAATATGCCTTTGAAGGAAGTATTTTTATCGGAGGAGCGGTTGTACAATGGCTTCGTGACGGTTTAGGTGTGATTCAAAAATCTGCTGATGTAGAAAATCTGGCTGCGAGTGTTAAAGACACACAGGGAGTTTATTTTGTACCTGCTTTTGCTGGTTTAGGCGCGCCATACTGGAAACCTGATGCAAGAGGTACAATTGTGGGATTGAGCAGAGGCAGTACCTCTGCACATATTGCACTTGCTGCATTAGAATCAATAGCATACCAGACCAGGGATGTTTTAAAAGCAATGGAAGCGGATGCAGGAATGGAGATTAAAGAACTCAGAGTAGATGGCGGGGCAACGGCGAACGATCTGCTGATGCAATTTCAATCTGACTTGCTGAACTGTAAAGTGATCCGTCCGAATGTCGTAGAAACTACAGCTTTGGGAGCTGCTTATTTAGCAGGATTAGCAGTTGGTTTCTGGGATAGCGTAGAAGAGATTCAGCAGTTATGGAAATCTGAAAAAGAGTTTGTACCTACAGGAGATCAAACGGTGATCAAAAAGGGAATTAAGGATTGGAAGAGAGCAATTCATGCCGCACAAAGCTGGAATGAAGAGTTACCTGATACAGATTCAAACTAA
- a CDS encoding MIP/aquaporin family protein has translation MTPFIAELIGTMLLILLGDGVVANVVLNDTKGNNSGWMVITTAWGLAVFVGVTVAGPYSGAHLNPAVTIGLAIAGKFAWASVLPYIAAQLIGAGMGAFLVWVMYKDHFNKNNDPAAMLACFCTGPAIRNYTSNITSEIIGAFVLVFTVFYITGAEITPTKIPVGLGSVGAVPVAFLVWVIGLSLGGTTGYAINPARDFAPRIIHALVPIKGKGTSDWTYAWIPILGPIVGAAIAAFLYLQLH, from the coding sequence ATGACACCATTCATAGCAGAACTAATAGGTACGATGTTACTTATACTTTTAGGCGATGGCGTAGTAGCCAACGTCGTATTAAATGATACTAAAGGAAATAATAGCGGGTGGATGGTCATTACCACTGCCTGGGGACTGGCAGTTTTTGTAGGGGTAACGGTTGCAGGCCCTTACAGTGGCGCGCATTTAAATCCTGCGGTCACTATCGGTCTTGCGATAGCCGGAAAATTTGCCTGGGCAAGTGTGCTCCCTTATATAGCCGCGCAGTTGATAGGAGCGGGAATGGGTGCATTCCTGGTTTGGGTCATGTATAAAGACCATTTTAACAAGAACAATGATCCGGCAGCTATGCTGGCCTGTTTTTGTACCGGCCCGGCTATCCGTAATTATACCTCCAATATAACCAGTGAAATTATCGGTGCATTCGTATTGGTATTTACGGTTTTCTATATCACCGGAGCCGAAATTACGCCAACTAAAATACCTGTTGGTTTAGGCTCTGTCGGAGCTGTTCCTGTTGCCTTTTTGGTTTGGGTAATCGGTCTTTCACTGGGAGGAACCACCGGGTATGCCATTAATCCGGCACGTGATTTCGCCCCGCGGATTATTCATGCTTTAGTACCTATTAAAGGGAAGGGCACTAGTGACTGGACTTATGCCTGGATTCCTATTCTCGGTCCGATTGTGGGGGCAGCGATAGCAGCTTTTCTTTATTTACAGCTTCACTAA
- a CDS encoding UbiA family prenyltransferase has product MKVKNVLAYFRQRFPPVNMVLFAILFINVYSIASYFSSQPINFSVKIGLGIIAFISFFFRLRVFDEVKDYKIDQLNHPDRVLQSGRVTLNQLFLLSAILTVSELVWSYWSGPLTLICWFVAVGYSLFMRYEFFIGSFLSRRLLLYACTHMVIMPFVMVWVWSAFNPDLHHPALYLLAGISLLCGFSFELARKIHSPAAERETVDSYSKSLGYVTSIVCVLLVLLIGVVVQCRILYTIQSNLWTYITICLLYVAIGFLFLKVVKRPDEKQLRLAELLVSLFMVISYISVIIEIHLKS; this is encoded by the coding sequence TTGAAAGTAAAAAATGTACTTGCTTATTTCAGGCAAAGGTTTCCCCCGGTAAATATGGTATTGTTTGCTATTCTATTTATAAACGTATACTCCATAGCCTCCTATTTTTCTTCTCAGCCCATAAATTTCAGTGTTAAAATAGGTCTGGGTATCATCGCTTTTATTTCTTTCTTTTTCAGGCTGCGGGTATTCGATGAGGTTAAAGACTATAAGATTGATCAGCTCAATCATCCTGACAGGGTATTGCAATCCGGCCGTGTCACTTTAAACCAGTTATTTCTGCTCTCTGCCATACTCACGGTATCAGAACTGGTCTGGAGCTATTGGAGTGGCCCTTTAACCTTAATCTGCTGGTTCGTTGCTGTAGGTTATAGCTTATTCATGCGCTATGAGTTTTTCATTGGTTCTTTTTTGAGCAGGCGGCTGTTGTTATATGCCTGTACCCATATGGTAATTATGCCATTTGTGATGGTTTGGGTATGGTCTGCATTTAATCCTGATCTGCATCATCCGGCATTGTATCTATTAGCTGGTATAAGTTTGCTGTGTGGCTTTAGTTTTGAACTTGCCCGTAAAATCCATTCGCCGGCAGCAGAAAGAGAGACCGTAGATTCTTATTCCAAGTCTCTGGGTTATGTAACTTCCATAGTTTGCGTTTTGCTGGTTTTACTGATTGGCGTAGTGGTACAATGCCGTATATTATACACTATACAATCAAATTTATGGACTTACATCACCATTTGCTTACTCTATGTGGCGATAGGCTTCCTCTTCCTTAAAGTTGTTAAACGGCCGGACGAAAAGCAACTTCGTCTGGCTGAACTACTGGTCTCTTTATTTATGGTGATCAGTTATATCTCTGTAATCATTGAAATACATCTCAAATCATGA
- a CDS encoding PEP/pyruvate-binding domain-containing protein, with protein sequence MIIYPVKNVPGYTIGGKAKGLLKLLEAQVTVPDFLVLPAENFDTIVKAKDATTVSISDQLLRFRFSKAEEEKLRQILSGWDFPNRSVIVRSSIADEDGTHDAFAGIMSSYMNLRNYEDIIEAVGKCAASAYSAEAVAYRQYKQLSTVARPAVILQQQINAEVSGVVFSTYPQYPQEMAVHAVWGLGEGLVNGELDPDEFYLSKKDGTVVHQKIALKDKHYQMYEEKGIQLLDVEEDKQQIHSLTEEQLREIFTISTRLEKRNGHPQDIEYVISRNKLYFVQSRHITQKIPDVIVYDNSNIQESYCGVTTPLTFSFARHAYATVYFQTIILLAIPEQVITTYTPVVNNLLGLVQGRIYYNINNWYRCLQLFPSFKQNKEDMERMMGLEEPVDFITDTEKSFTEKLSMIFPTFFNLLRLFSAFRKLEKSVAEFHSHITKHYERFYKLQNAFADPLQLLEQKYLLDKELMGKWTTPIINDLYVMMMNGKVRRKLLKAGILDTDEFLSRYLAGNQEIESAQPAILMQKISLKAIEQEALKALIILLPDDVHTQIKAQFPAFYKEVEGFIHVYGDRTVGELKLETITMRLSPKIFYSYLRNYLTTANSFQTSALSHLHESAVKDLEEKLKDHAVFFKKTVYKSLGKLQKSIQYREALRLERTRLFGMYRTLYLAAGELLKNKKVLTEARNIFYLTQDEIEILLLDKPGFEIAGVIAERIATFEHYKKEEVAAQVTIPPLRSTKPELADEDPSVLQGTGCVPGQLTAEIIVIEGPDSDLNVSGKIVCALRTDPGWVALFPTCKGVLIEKGSALSHSVILLREFGIPAIINIPGLTKKLSSGQQISMDGSTGEIKLL encoded by the coding sequence ATGATCATCTACCCTGTTAAAAATGTGCCCGGATATACGATCGGAGGTAAGGCAAAAGGATTGCTGAAATTATTGGAAGCTCAGGTTACTGTACCCGATTTTTTAGTACTCCCTGCAGAGAACTTTGATACAATTGTTAAAGCAAAGGATGCCACCACAGTATCCATATCAGATCAGCTGCTGCGTTTTAGATTCAGCAAAGCTGAGGAAGAAAAATTACGTCAGATTTTATCCGGATGGGATTTTCCGAACCGAAGCGTAATTGTCCGTTCTTCAATTGCCGATGAAGATGGAACACATGATGCGTTTGCTGGTATCATGAGCTCTTATATGAACTTAAGAAATTATGAAGATATCATTGAAGCTGTAGGAAAATGCGCCGCCAGTGCGTATTCTGCTGAAGCTGTAGCTTACAGGCAATACAAACAATTATCAACTGTAGCAAGACCAGCTGTAATCTTGCAGCAGCAGATCAATGCAGAGGTCAGTGGGGTAGTTTTTTCAACCTATCCCCAGTATCCACAGGAAATGGCTGTCCATGCGGTATGGGGGTTGGGAGAAGGCCTGGTTAACGGAGAACTCGACCCTGATGAATTTTATCTTTCCAAAAAAGACGGGACAGTAGTTCATCAAAAGATAGCACTGAAAGATAAGCACTATCAAATGTATGAAGAAAAGGGTATTCAGCTGCTGGATGTGGAAGAGGATAAGCAACAAATACACAGCCTGACCGAAGAACAACTGCGTGAAATATTTACGATTTCAACCCGTCTGGAAAAAAGAAACGGCCATCCGCAGGATATAGAATACGTGATCTCCAGGAATAAACTCTACTTCGTTCAATCCCGTCATATTACCCAGAAAATACCAGATGTGATTGTCTATGACAACTCAAATATCCAGGAAAGCTATTGTGGGGTAACTACACCTTTAACTTTCAGCTTTGCCCGGCATGCTTATGCAACGGTTTATTTCCAGACGATTATTCTGCTGGCTATTCCTGAGCAGGTCATTACCACCTATACCCCTGTTGTCAACAACCTGCTTGGACTGGTTCAGGGCAGAATTTATTACAATATCAATAACTGGTACCGTTGTTTGCAGCTATTTCCTTCTTTTAAACAAAATAAAGAGGATATGGAGCGGATGATGGGCCTGGAAGAGCCTGTTGACTTTATCACCGATACAGAGAAGTCTTTCACTGAAAAGCTCAGCATGATCTTTCCAACCTTTTTTAATTTATTAAGGTTGTTTTCTGCATTTAGAAAACTGGAGAAAAGTGTGGCTGAATTTCATAGCCATATTACCAAACATTATGAGCGGTTTTATAAATTGCAGAATGCATTTGCTGATCCTTTACAATTGCTGGAACAAAAATATCTGCTGGATAAAGAGCTGATGGGCAAGTGGACTACCCCGATTATCAATGATCTGTATGTGATGATGATGAACGGGAAAGTAAGGCGTAAATTACTTAAAGCTGGTATTCTGGATACCGATGAATTTCTAAGCAGATATTTAGCAGGCAATCAGGAAATTGAAAGTGCCCAGCCAGCCATATTGATGCAAAAAATTTCTTTGAAAGCGATAGAGCAGGAGGCACTGAAAGCGCTGATTATTCTTTTGCCGGATGATGTCCACACGCAAATTAAAGCTCAGTTTCCTGCATTTTACAAAGAGGTGGAAGGTTTTATCCATGTTTATGGTGACCGTACCGTGGGAGAGTTAAAACTGGAAACGATTACCATGCGTTTGTCACCTAAAATCTTTTACAGTTACCTGCGCAATTACCTCACTACAGCTAACTCCTTTCAGACTTCAGCTTTGTCTCATTTACATGAATCGGCAGTCAAGGATCTGGAAGAAAAACTAAAAGATCATGCTGTATTTTTTAAAAAGACAGTTTACAAAAGTCTGGGTAAATTACAAAAGTCAATTCAATATCGTGAAGCCTTGCGTTTAGAAAGGACAAGGCTGTTCGGGATGTACCGTACTTTATACCTGGCTGCAGGTGAATTACTTAAGAATAAAAAAGTATTGACAGAAGCACGTAATATCTTTTATCTGACCCAGGATGAGATTGAAATACTATTACTGGATAAACCAGGATTTGAAATTGCTGGTGTGATAGCAGAGCGGATAGCCACATTTGAACACTATAAAAAAGAAGAAGTTGCCGCTCAGGTAACGATCCCGCCTCTGCGTAGTACTAAACCAGAACTGGCAGATGAAGATCCTTCCGTTTTACAGGGTACAGGCTGCGTTCCAGGTCAGCTTACTGCAGAAATCATTGTCATAGAAGGGCCGGATAGTGATTTGAATGTGAGTGGTAAGATTGTTTGTGCTTTGCGTACAGATCCTGGCTGGGTGGCACTTTTCCCGACTTGTAAAGGCGTGCTGATTGAAAAGGGATCTGCATTATCCCACTCCGTTATTCTGCTCAGAGAATTTGGAATCCCGGCGATTATCAATATTCCGGGGCTGACCAAAAAATTAAGCAGCGGACAACAAATCAGTATGGATGGTTCAACCGGAGAAATTAAATTACTGTAA